A window from Drosophila yakuba strain Tai18E2 chromosome 3L, Prin_Dyak_Tai18E2_2.1, whole genome shotgun sequence encodes these proteins:
- the LOC6534133 gene encoding tudor domain-containing protein 3, with product MELGKKLREVGWHLTEEGLKTVTTAVGSDDVRKIVDDALNRDLRDIGGGALPAKREDATLPGKMVLQVQRVRNIAAPKANEESKAAPRLLQLDLSDGQNSIQALELESVPQLNLNVAPGSKIYFKAEKLQLMQGFLLLKSSDIQLLGGRVDALYEKWDLARTMLRYARSGRPLSGTSAPPPWVAFGRKIDTTAERERNFKSLGSSGDKDKPAKENDEFNAMRTEAIAVATKAGGKKVFGGGGQNIIDHNIKKILDKGFSEEEARSALHATRNNLERALYNLKRRKEAGGVGPVESMGRPGRGDRPPREGKRGASAKDEAEAAKPAANATLFDFLTNKLPATETPAASIAETFAAAPTAPPTTNHFNPFKQYGNSRFGESESRSSAVGGGSKFADRSRFENNVSSSFAAHRGGHAGSSRGGGRNRGGGRDERPPKEERAHREERPPREERPPREEKPAKEERPPRDRGGFNERGAGRNKPDTATVKTSNRNGSDNAPVKPISEVKPDPEATNGKDHTANRRGSDRGSNRGASNRAENGNANGNRRNKPAAASSSSASSAAKSTNSAGDDFNARLSKVTEETANLKVSSAPKRENRRKQGGLGQANRQAGSGTETQQQQPAQLPSQKPEKAQSNQKHQNQHHNPRHNSHTNYSQLANGYTYDPSKIMGFQSKEANEFAMSLLKSQGVTMPNQQQQQQQLLQELPPMSFGPVSAPVPRAQPAPVAVPQAAPRDQYGMLPGDAWLWQKGDLCMAKYWDDGRYYEAEITGVSEKTCVVFFMGYGNHEEVLKVDILPITDAQNRPLSNAAQQQPHQQQQPHQHQQHSRYRGDRQTQQQQVYVPPHKREH from the exons ATGGAATTAGGCAAGAAACTACGAGAAGTCGGGTG GCACCTGACGGAGGAGGGCCTTAAAACCGTGACTACAGCCGTTGGCAGCGACGATGTCCGCAAAATAGTCGATGATGCACTGAAT CGAGATCTACGCGATATCGGCGGTGGCGCACTGCCCGCGAAACGCGAAGATGCCACTTTGCCCGGAAAAATGGTGCTGCAGGTTCAGCGTGTGCGAAATATCGCCGCTCCCAAGGCGAATGAGGAATCGAAGGCGGCGCCACGCCTCCTTCAGTTGGATCTGAGCGATGGGCAGAATTCCATACAGGCTTTGGAGCTGGAGTCAGTGCCCCAGTTGAATCTCAATGTGGCTCCCGGTAGCAAGATCTATTTCAAGGCCGAGAAACTGCAGCTGATGCAGGGATTTCTGCTGCTAAAGTCCAGCGACATTCAACTGCTCGGCGGCCGTGTGGATGCACTCTACGAGAAGTGGGATCTGGCCAGGACCATGCTGCGATATGCGCGCAGTGGACGCCCATTGAGTGGGACATCAGCGCCACCCCCTTGGGTGGCATTTGGCCGAAAAATCGATACCACCGCCGAAAGGGAAAGGAATTTCAAGAGCCTGGGCTCCTCGGGCGACAAGGATAAGCCGGCGAAGGAGAACGACGAGTTCAATGCCATGCGCACCGAGGCCATTGCTGTGGCCACCAAGGCCGGCGGCAAGAAGGTCtttggcggcggcggccagaACATAATCGATCACAATATCAAGAAGATCCTGGACAAGGGCTTCAGCGAGGAGGAGGCCCGCAGTGCCTTGCATGCTACCCGCAACAACCTGGAGCGTGCCCTATATAATCTGAAAAGACGCAAAGAAGCTGGAGGTGTGGGCCCGGTGGAATCCATGGGTCGTCCGGGACGTGGAGATCGTCCTCCCAGAGAGGGAAAGCGTGGTGCTAGCGCCAAGGACGAAGCTGAAGCAGCCAAGCCTGCTGCCAATGCCACGCTGTTTGATTTCCTAACCAATAAACTGCCCGCCACGGAAACACCGGCCGCTAGCATTGCAGAAACTTTTGCTGCCGCTCCAACTGCCCCACCCACCACCAACCATTTCAATCCATTCAAGCAATATGGCAACTCTCGGTTCGGCGAGTCCGAGAGCAGATCTTCAGCTGTGGGCGGTGGAAGCAAGTTTGCAGATCGGTCGAGGTTTGAGAACAACGTATCGAGCAGCTTCGCCGCACATCGTGGTGGACACGCAGGGTCGTCGCGAGGCGGTGGCCGTAATCGAGGTGGCGGCAGGGACGAGAGGCCACCAAAGGAGGAGAGAGCCCACAGGGAAGAAAGGCCTCCGAGGGAAGAAAGGCCTCCTAGGGAAGAAAAGCCGGCGAAAGAAGAGAGACCACCCCGGGACCGAGGAGGCTTCAACGAACGTGGAGCTGGACGCAACAAACCAGACACCGCAACCGTAAAAACCTCCAATCGCAATGGCTCGGACAACGCGCCAGTGAAACCGATTTCCGAGGTTAAACCAGACCCAGAAGCAACCAATGGAAAGGACCACACTGCCAATCGACGTGGCAGCGATCGAGGCAGCAATCGTGGAGCCTCCAATCGAGCAGAGAATGGTAACGCCAATGGCAACAGACGTAACAAGCCGGCAGCAGCAAGCTCGAGTTCGGCGAGCTCAGCAGCGAAATCCACAAATAGCGCTGGCGATGACTTCAACGCCCGTCTGAGCAAGGTAACCGAGGAAACGGCTAATCTCAAGGTGAGCAGTGCTCCCAAGCGAGAGAATCGACGTAAGCAGGGAGGACTGGGACAAGCAAATCGCCAGGCGGGATCGGGCACAgaaacgcagcagcagcagccagcacAGTTGCCTTCGCAGAAGCCAGAAAAGGCTCAGTCCAACCAGAAGCATCAGAATCAGCATCACAATCCCAGACATAATTCGCACACGAACTACAGTCAATTGGCGAATGGCTACACGTACGATCCCAGCAAGATCATGGGTTTTCAAAGCAAGGAGGCCAACGAGTTTGCCATGAGCCTTCTAAAGAGCCAGGGTGTCACGATGCCcaaccaacaacagcagcagcagcagctgctgcaggaaTTGCCACCCATGTCCTTTGGCCCTGTTTCAGCACCTGTTCCCCGTGCGCAACCTGCTCCAGTGGCTGTGCCACAGGCCGCACCAAGGGATCAGTACGGCATGCTGCCAGGCGATGCATGGCTGTGGCAGAAGGGCGACTTGTGCATGGCCAAGTATTGGGACGATGGAAGG TATTATGAGGCTGAGATCACGGGAGTGTCTGAGAAAACTTGCGTGGTCTTCTTTATGGGCTATGGAAACCACGAAGAGGTGTTGAAGGTGGACATCCTGCCCATCACTGATGCCCAGAACAGGCCTCTGAGCAAcgcagcgcagcagcagccgcatcagcagcagcaaccgcatcagcatcagcaacattCACGCTACCGCGGAGATCGtcagacgcagcagcagcaagtctACGTGCCGCCCCACAAACGAGAGCATTGA